Genomic DNA from Salvia miltiorrhiza cultivar Shanhuang (shh) chromosome 1, IMPLAD_Smil_shh, whole genome shotgun sequence:
ATGGGGCGCTCGTTGATGAAGATCGGGAGCGTCTCCGTCGTCGACGAGAGCAGGAATGTCAGGGTGAAGGCGAACAGCCCAAATCTCTTCTCCATCCCTGATTTGTCTAATCCAATGTTTATGTAGATTGTGCCCAGAATGATTCCCACTCCTAATGCTTGCAGCGTGTTGGTTACCAGTAATTGCTTCGTTCTGTAAATTATTTTCCAGAATCGCAAGTATAGGAGTGTGATCTCGTGGATTCGAGAGCTTCTGTATCTAGATCTCATCGTATCGCCGATTCCGATTTcaatcggcggcggcggaggaggtggaggtggaggtggagattGGAGCTGGTTTAGTATTTCCATGGCGTATTCGAGGGGATTGAGCTGCGGGGGGACTGTGAAGCCGTTGGAGAGGAGGAAGTCTTCTAGGGAGGAGAGGGTGCCGTGGTGGACGACGCTGCCTTGTGCGAGAAGTAGGATTCTGTCGATGGTGGAGAGGATTTTGAAGCTAGGCTGGTGGATCGAGAGGACCACGGTGCGGTGGCGCGTCTCGGTCACCGATCTCAGGGTTTGCATCATGCTCAGGGCGGATCGGCTGTCGAGGCCGGAGGTGGGCTCGTCGAGGAGGAGGACGGCGGGGTCGTGGAGGAGGCTGAGACCGATCGAGACGCGGCGGCGCTCGCCGCCGGAGAGGCCGTGGGCGAGGCGGACCTGCGCGAGGTGCGTGAGGCGGAGGTCGTCGAGGAGGGCGGAGACAATGGCGGGGATGTTGGCGCTTTTGGGGTTGAGGAGGGCGGCGGAGAAGGCGAAGGTCTCGGCGACGGTGAGGAGGGGGAGGCATGCGTCGTGCTGGGGGACGTAGGCGGAGAGCTTGCGGTAGGCGGAGGGGTTGAGGGGGGCGGAGTTGAGGAGGAGGGCGCCGCTCGTGGCAGCCGTTCGGGCGGCGAGGATGTCGAGGAGGGTGGATTTGCCGGCGCCGCTGGGGCCGACGATGGCGAGGATTTCGGAGGGGTGGGCGGTGAGGGAGACGTTGTTGAGGATGTTTGTGGGTGGCGTGGAGCTGCAGGGCTTGAAGAGGAAGGTGGGTGCGGGTTTGGCGTAGGAGATTGTGGAGGCCGTGAGGGTGTAGGTTGTATGGGaaagtggcggcggcggcggtggcggtggttCCATGGAGTGGCAAAGGGAGTGAAGGTGGCAGTGAAAGTGTGCTATACTTCTCAATTCATAATGAGAAGAATGACAAGGAAACAAACAGCAAAGTGATCTTGAGTCCGTGATTGCTTGTCTTGTTGTGATTAATTAGAAtgattttttcttgtttttgaatttATGATTGATGATTAAAGCTGTACAGTCACGGGGATGCCTTGCTTTTAGATACTAGTGACTGGTGGCTGCCTCCACCAGCCCCCCTTCTCAGCTTTCTCTTTGTGGGACAAAATAATTGTAATCCTCGAATCTATACTACTATATAGAATCCATTTAATTAGCTTGGTTTATATTATCGTTGGTTTATATTATATGGTTAATATCTCTAAATAACCATTTTTGTTTAACAACAAgttaatattaatcacaaaaataaaaatatattaattctaataattttttttatgtaaatatactaCTTTATCCTTAATGACATTAttataaaaggaaaaataaaattaaaagaaaatataattaggatatctgaaagaaaaaaaaagacaaatattaaaatattaattattttacttaactaattaaaagttaattgtagccacaaaaataataatatattaataataaacaTTCATACCAAAatatgatttattattatttcatttttaaaattataaagaatttaaataattaattattaaattataaaaactgaaatttcaaaataaaaatcaaaaagtTTCAAAAAAACCTCAACCGCCCCAAATCCCCACCCTCTCCGCCTCcccctccacctccacctccctCTCCACCTCCTCCTACCCCGCCACTAGAgatgtcaatccagcccgaaaTCCGTGGActggcccgattaacccgtcAATTCGAGaaggttagggttgaaaatttttagcccgataaaaattacaacccgATTAACCCGTAACCGAATAACCGGGCACCCGATAGGGTTGACCCGGCTAACCCGAtaggctagcccgaaaacctgAATACATAACATAaattatttagatataaaaattaaaaaataataaaatattatatagtcTCATAATTTCgtttttctgtatttttgagatgctttgattttatgagttcaaactattgttgaatattttattgtgttttctttaacaaagttgaacattttattgttaccaacttattttatattatgtaatcttgattttttttccttcttcaatattttatatttttgcatttcatgcttgctagttgctatataagagcatccgcatcggttacacgatagcggcctactcgtgtaaggctgctatcgtgtaaccgatgcAGCCCActcttacacgagggctacacgttcgtGTAGCCCTTTCGACCGTTGGTGTttggcgcgtgtaaaacacactccatttaaaaaaatggaaattttgaaattgactACCTCGAATTTCGTGTTTTTTgaccgatttttaattttttttttcctcttctttttattctctttttcttcttcttcttcctcactttcttccttcaccttcttcatcttcctcacttTTTTTTCATCCTCTCTCTACACCttccatggatccacacaacccaacttactatgacctaaattggtgccccgatctatcCGACGACTATCATCCTAATTTGTCGGGATGTAACTTGGGAGATGTTCCTCCATCCGGCGAGGAGATGCCTTCGGCCGCCCATAGTACCACCAAACCGAAGGAAGGCAGTCGGAGGAAAAAAGTCGCCCACAAGATCCGGCATGACAGGCAGGCGtcggtggcggaggaggagggggcggaggatgatggagaaaagactgtccgtcatacctacacccTTGAGGAGACGGACATCATCTTCCAAATTTGGATGGAGGAGacaaacgacgccatccgtgggacaaatcaaaaggGGTACGATTACTGGAAGAGGATTGTCGCCCGTGTCAGCCCCCTCATCGGCGCCAACCTTAAGCACCACCAGATTCAAGGGCACTGGACCCGAGTGGCCCAAGAGGTGCGGTTGTGGGAgagtatttgggtggagacgcgcagccggtggccttccggccattctgacgatatgctccgggacaaggcccaaacTCTTTTCAAAAGTTGGAGCGCAAATAACGCCTCCTTCAACTACTGGAACGCATGGAAAATTCTCCGGCACAAtcacaagttcaagtcgatgtacctcgagggagacgtgcattcctccaagaggacaaagactatagaggagggcgccttcaccacctcggcatcgggcgaggagatctcgtctGCCCGGCCGATTGGGAACAAGGCGGCAAAGGCGGCGGCGAGGGCGGCGAAagagaaggggaaggggaaggcggcAAGCTCCGAGCAACCATCGGAGTACAAAGAGGCATTGGAGCGGTCTGAccaaaacttgaaaaaaatcaccgccgagtatgccaaaaagaacgagctcaaggagagggagctcgatatgcaactCTTCAGTCTGGATACGACGCATATGAGCGATGCACAAAGGATGGCCTACGAGGACATGGTCCAAGAAACGCTCAAGCGTCGTGGACTtatctagactaggattttaatttatgtaattttaattatgtttttattttttttatgtaatttttaggttttttattttaatggaattttaattattagtaaaatgtgttatttaaatttaagcaattaaatttaagtgaaaagcataaaaatcaaaactaaaactatCATGTAACCCGAATGCAGactctttacaccatgtgatcccccctcataaagtaagctatcatgtaagctatcatgtaacaccaatgcggatgctctaatttAGTGTGAATAGGGGAATCAAGTTGAAGCACCAAATATTATCAATGTTGAAGAAGAGTGTTAGTCAAATGTTTAgactttatatttattttttagatgctttgtttctttaattttaaattattgttgaatattttatttttaattttttaacaagttgaacattttattattatgaacttattatatatgttatgtaatcttgaatatcttatatttttgcatttcatgctttgctatataatttatgtagtgggcaaaattcgtcaatttggctcaagcccaattaaTCTTCCAAGCTGGACCAATGAGCTAAACAGCCCGGTCAATCCAGCCCGACAAACTTCAAGTCCAACTTGTCTCAATAGTCCGGTTGGATAATTCGCACTTGGCCCAAACCCATCAAGTTAGCTCGCCAATCTGGCACGACCCTAAAAGGCCCAGTCAGTCAAACATATTGATCCATCTAGCCCAAAAAGCTATAGATCAACTTGAATCGATAACCAGGCTGGAGGTATCACATCCGGCCCAAGGGTTACCGCCCACCTTGTTGACGAAGTCACATGACCTAACCATCAACCCTAAAAAATATCTTTCGCCAAGCTGACACAGTCAAAGGATGAATCTttatgatcccgtccaaatcgcaacaacttgGAAGTGGAAAGCGTGAACGGATAAGGTCAGCCTGTAAAACCCTAGTGGCTGGCTGCCCTTTATATAGACAGACTGACTAGGTTACAAAGGACACGAAAaatcctacttgctctctactccttgaactctctctctactctgccGCCAGGCTGATTTCTCTTCCAAACCGGAAATAGCCAGCTTAGCCTATCGCCGCCTCCaatattccattatcacaactcactgtcaccgtttccaccctccgacgtcGCCTACAGCCTGGAATAACCGCTCATTCcagcctgcctttctctcttatttcaattcgcttatcattct
This window encodes:
- the LOC131006941 gene encoding ABC transporter G family member 4-like; translated protein: MEPPPPPPPPLSHTTYTLTASTISYAKPAPTFLFKPCSSTPPTNILNNVSLTAHPSEILAIVGPSGAGKSTLLDILAARTAATSGALLLNSAPLNPSAYRKLSAYVPQHDACLPLLTVAETFAFSAALLNPKSANIPAIVSALLDDLRLTHLAQVRLAHGLSGGERRRVSIGLSLLHDPAVLLLDEPTSGLDSRSALSMMQTLRSVTETRHRTVVLSIHQPSFKILSTIDRILLLAQGSVVHHGTLSSLEDFLLSNGFTVPPQLNPLEYAMEILNQLQSPPPPPPPPPPPIEIGIGDTMRSRYRSSRIHEITLLYLRFWKIIYRTKQLLVTNTLQALGVGIILGTIYINIGLDKSGMEKRFGLFAFTLTFLLSSTTETLPIFINERPILLREASSGVYRLSSHLIANSLVFLPYLLAIAVVYSVSVYFLVGLCMTWQAFAYFVVVIWSIVLMANSFVLFLSSVAPNFIAGTSLLTLLLAGFFLFSGYFISRDRLPKFWLFMHYISMYKYALDALLINEYSCLLSTCLVWYDKGSNACMINGRDFLERRGLHERQRWTNVYVMIGFFLLYRLLCFMVLIRRVSRSKK